GAATTGCCGAAATTTTGCCTTGCAGTTGCCGATGCATATTTGCACAAAATTACACTCAAAGAATTCATGGTTagattagcctataggcctataaagTAAACCTCCAAACTTAAATGGGTATAGAGGAACATGCTATGCTAAATTTGTTTTATAAATCTCGGGAAGGAGTAGTGTAATAGAcgcattatttatttaaatgggTAATGGATAATAAAAGAGACAATCGAGTCCGCACTAGGTCTTCCTTGCATCCATGTGTGTTGCTCTGATGCCTTAAACGTCGACAGAAGTTGGAGTACTACTGCGCATGCGTACTCGGCATGCTTCTGGAGTTTTGCAAGACTAGCGCTGTCTGAAACAAAATGATCAAACACGTCTTTTTGACAGGACCCCCTGGTAACTATTTTAAAAAGCAATTCATAAACTGAAGCTGTTGCATGTACTTAGTAATTTCAGGCAAGCTTATCATCCGTAGCTAAGTTAATTAATTGGAGAATCCAGTCACTAGCAAGCTAACAAATGAGCTAACGTTATCTGGCTACGTTTAGTCCATTGTTTTGAGGATGTATAAGgacaaaataggctattttaaTGCACTCAGCTGCCTGTGCATTATTATAGTGACCCATTATGAACTCATAGGCTACACATTGAATTCAGGTCTGCTACAGTGGACGACGTAATGTCAGCTAAGTTACAGTTCGCACATGTTTTAGCAGAAGTCTGTTGTGGTTTTCTCTAAAGGCGTGGGCAAGACCACACTAGTACAGAAGGTGTGTGATGCTATGAAATCTGCGGAGGTGACCATAAATGGCTTTTACACCGAAGAAGTCAGGGCCGGAGGAAGGAGAGTTGGGTTCGACGTCGTCACTGTCTCGGGAGAGCGAGCACACCTGTCGAGAGTCGGGTAGCTGACTGAGCATCACAACGTTCCCATATCAGCCAGTGCTGTCTGGACTACATGCACACTTGAATCAGTCTTTTTTCCACTTATCAGAAATGATTCTGGTGCTTCAGCTGGAAGACGAGAGTACAGAGTTGGTCAGTATGTGGTCGACCTGCCATCGTTTGAAAACctggctctccctctcttcagacAAGTAAGCACAAGTGTTGCTGGGCCAGGTAACATTCTTATCTGAATAACAAACTAGTCTCCTATAAAGTAGGCCAACTTAATACTGTTCAGTGGTGTGGCTACTACGTCCAAAAGTGGTGCCATGTTAAAATGTCCCATTATTGACTCAGTTTATTTAATGGAATGTCAAATAGAGACATTGCCGACCTGTTCTTGCTTTAAATGATTAACATGAAGACAAGAATTGAGTGATTATTGTGTTATGTAGTGGGGACCAGATGTTGTATAGAACATAATttgtgtgcagtgcagtgctcagaagaaacataacagctaatgacatgtaggctatttgagCATATGGCCTTCCATCACATACTGTAGTTaggacattattattattttttttttttttttgggggggggggatcaaacccgggtcgccggcgtactgtgcagttgcgccacagctggggccaggaCATGAATTTTTTAACGGCACCATGTATGCTTCTGTCCCATTCACTGCACCGTATATGattttgtctgtatttgtgtctctTGGGTTTTGTCCACAGTTGAACCTGACCTGGATATAACCTCTTCAAAGCAAATAACTGTCATCTAGTCTTACTGTCATCTATGTAGTCAGATAAAACTACTACCAGGGACAGAGAGCATCATAAATGCATCATTTGCATTTCAGGCAGTTAACTAGTCTGAATTCTTTGGGTCTTGGCAGGTTGGTGGTGGCTCTGAAG
This genomic stretch from Alosa sapidissima isolate fAloSap1 chromosome 16, fAloSap1.pri, whole genome shotgun sequence harbors:
- the ntpcr gene encoding cancer-related nucleoside-triphosphatase — encoded protein: MIKHVFLTGPPGVGKTTLVQKVCDAMKSAEVTINGFYTEEVRAGGRRVGFDVVTVSGERAHLSRVGNDSGASAGRREYRVGQYVVDLPSFENLALPLFRQVGGGSEGDRRVFVIDEIGKMELFSQAFIRAARQTLDCSNCSILGTIPIPKGKPLGLVEEVRGRADVKVFTISKENRNTILPEIVATLQQCLKQES